The Chanodichthys erythropterus isolate Z2021 chromosome 12, ASM2448905v1, whole genome shotgun sequence genome contains a region encoding:
- the olfm2b gene encoding noelin-2b: MSVPLLKVGAVLSTMIMITNWMSQKLPALVGLDQHFARPGTSEKIISVLYPGEDEGWQVYGSVRGKCVCSIMTPAQGACGGDPRHCRLQQLSDHVLNVSQTMELLNQRTAQDLQQLRDSETLLDALETRLKTAHDDPRSVTTKSLQELRWSVSQCRPLRALLGRLRTDAGQLESLKEELEKLKHSLSVLQEHFTLRHYQRLQQRASVLQQHLHTCSSQLGCGRLTGISAPLTVRSSGSRFGSWMMDTVIDSSDNRVWVMDGYLKGRRLVEYQSLGDFASGQNFIVHHLPHPWAGTGHVVYNGSLYYNKHHSNVLVRYHLASGGVQQQRSLHHAGFNNTFPYSWGGSSDIDLMADEMGLWAVYTSIAHGGNMVLSRLHPETLEVERSWDTGFPKRSAGESFLICGTLYVTNSHLAGAKVHYTFHTATASYEYTDIAFHNQYSHISMLDYNPRTRALYTWNNGHQVLYDLTLLHFIRTADDAWDAETPHTD, translated from the exons ATGAGCGTTCCTCTGCTGAAGGTCGGTGCGGTGTTGAGCACCATGATCATGATCACTAACTGGATGTCCCAGAAGCTGCCGGCGCTGGTGGGACTCGATCAACACTTCGCACGACCCGGAACCTCGGAGAAAATCATCAGC GTGTTGTATCCCGGCGAGGACGAGGGCTGGCAGGTGTACGGCTCGGTGCGGGGCAAGTGCGTCTGCTCCATCATGACTCCCGCTCAGGGCGCCTGCGGCGGAGACCCTCGACACTGCCGTCTGCAGCAGCTCTCCGATCAC gtGCTGAACGTCTCTCAGACCATGGAGCTCCTGAACCAGCGCACGGCTCAAGACCTTCAGCAGCTGAGAGACTCGGAGACGCTGCTGGACGCGCTGGAGACCAGATTAAAAACAGCCCATGACGATCCTCGCAGCGTGACCACCAAGAGCCTGCAG GAGCTGCGCTGGAGCGTGTCTCAGTGTCGCCCCCTGCGGGCGCTGCTGGGCCGGTTGCGGACGGATGCGGGGCAGCTGGAGTCTCTGAAGGAGGAGCTGGAGAAGCTCAAGCACTCTCTGTCCGTCCTGCAGGAACACTTCACTCTCCGTCACTATCAGCGTCTGCAGCAGCGCGCGTCAGTCCTGCAGCAGCACCTGCACACCTGCTCCAGCCAGCTGG gTTGTGGCAGGCTGACGGGTATCAGCGCTCCGCTCACCGTCAGATCTTCAGGCTCACGCTTCGGATCATGGATGATGGACActgtgattgacagctcagACAATCGT gtgtgggTGATGGATGGGTATTTGAAGGGCAGGCGTCTGGTGGAGTATCAGTCGCTCGGTGACTTCGCTAGTGGACAGAACTTTATCGTCCATCATCTTCCTCACCCGTGGGCAG GTACGGGTCACGTGGTGTATAACGGCTCTCTGTACTACAACAAACACCACAGTAACGTGTTGGTCCGCTATCACCTGGCGTCCGGCGGCGTGCAGCAGCAGCGGTCGCTCCATCACGCCGGATTCAACAACACCTTCCCGTACTCGTGGGGCGGCTCATCCGACATCGACCTCATGGCCGACGAGATGGGCCTGTGGGCCGTCTACACCTCTATCGCCCACGGTGGGAACATGGTGCTCAGCCGCCTCCATCCCGAGACCCTGGAGGTGGAGCGCTCCTGGGACACGGGCTTCCCCAAGCGCAGCGCCGGCGAGTCCTTCCTGATCTGCGGCACGCTATATGTCACCAACTCGCACCTGGCCGGCGCTAAAGTCCACTACACCTTCCACACGGCCACGGCGTCGTACGAGTACACGGACATCGCCTTCCATAACCAGTACTCGCACATCTCCATGCTGGACTACAACCCGCGCACGAGGGCGCTGTACACCTGGAACAACGGACACCAGGTGCTGTACGACCTCACGCTGCTGCACTTCATCAGGACGGCCGACGACGCCTGGGACGCGGAAACACCACACACTGACTAA